DNA sequence from the Longimicrobium sp. genome:
CGCGAAAGGCGATGCGCATCCGCCGCAGTGCGCCGGCGTCGTCACCCAGGCAGTGTTCGATCAGCGAGTGCGCGGCGCGGGCGGCGATGCAGTAGCCGTGAAGGATGGGCGCGCGGAAGCCGAACGGGCGCGCCGTGAGCCCCCACAGGTGAATCGGGTTGTAGTCGCCGGATACGCGGGCGTAGCGCCGGCCCGCGCTCCCCGACAGGTCCCAGCGAACCAGCTCCGTCCAGCCGCCCTCGGGCGCCACGGGGCCGGCGCGATCGGCTGGCCGGGCAGGGACACGATCCGGATCGTCCGTTCCCCGCGTCCTCACCTGGAAGACGCTCGTGGACTGGCAGCAGAGCTGGCCCGCACCCAGCCAGTTGCGGGCGAGCACCGTCATGCGAAAGCCGCGGCGCGCGGGCTCCACCCGGTCCAGCTCCACGCGGCAGCGCACCGCGTCGCCCGGGCGCAGGGGGCGCGCCCACACGAGGTCCGTCGACACGTGGACGATGGCGCCCAGCGGCAGCGGCTGCTCCATCCCGGCGAACATCTGCAGCGCCAGCGCCGTTTCCCAGGTGGCGCTGTAGAACGGCGGAACCACGCCGGTCCCCTCGCTGAAGCCCCCGATCCGCTCCCCGTCCGTCGCGGCGATGTACGCCTGCACGTGACGCGGATCGATTTCGATGCAAGCGCGCTCCGCGGAGACCTTCCGGCGCGGGATGGCGGCGAGGTCCAGCGGCGCGCCCGCCCGGCGCGCCTGGATGCCACGCGCTACCAGACGAACCATCGACCGCAGGTGCGAGGGCGCGGCCGCGCCGCTCATGCGCGCAGCAGCTGAACGGCCACGCGGCGCTCGCGCGGCCCGTCGAACTCGCAGAACCAGATCCCCTGCCACGTTCCCAGCACCGGCTGCCCGCCGCTGACGATGACGGTGAGCGACGGGCCGAAGAAGCTGGTCTTCAGGTGGCTGTCGCTGTTCCCCTCGTCGTGGCGGTAGAACGCCTCGTCCTTGGGCACCAGCCGCTCGAGCTTGCCGAGAAGGTCGTGCACCACGGCAGGATCGGCGTTCTCGTTGATGGTGAGCGCGGCCGTC
Encoded proteins:
- a CDS encoding MaoC/PaaZ C-terminal domain-containing protein — encoded protein: MSGAAAPSHLRSMVRLVARGIQARRAGAPLDLAAIPRRKVSAERACIEIDPRHVQAYIAATDGERIGGFSEGTGVVPPFYSATWETALALQMFAGMEQPLPLGAIVHVSTDLVWARPLRPGDAVRCRVELDRVEPARRGFRMTVLARNWLGAGQLCCQSTSVFQVRTRGTDDPDRVPARPADRAGPVAPEGGWTELVRWDLSGSAGRRYARVSGDYNPIHLWGLTARPFGFRAPILHGYCIAARAAHSLIEHCLGDDAGALRRMRIAFR
- a CDS encoding secondary thiamine-phosphate synthase enzyme YjbQ, whose translation is MEEIRIRTHRRGEMLDITDRVREIVSRLGMDEGVVVLQSLHTTAALTINENADPAVVHDLLGKLERLVPKDEAFYRHDEGNSDSHLKTSFFGPSLTVIVSGGQPVLGTWQGIWFCEFDGPRERRVAVQLLRA